Below is a genomic region from Osmia bicornis bicornis chromosome 3, iOsmBic2.1, whole genome shotgun sequence.
ttcattttttaactaTAAGAATTATTCTTTATAAGCAAGAAAACTATTTAGTTGATCGTTTATTGTCGGTTCTAGCGACAGATCTCCGATATAAGCTtcaaaatttgtaataattctGTAAATACTTCGTTTTGTTGCGGCTCGTAATGAATTAAAcatttgtttaataaattgatCATCTCCATCCTGTCTTTTAATCATGATATTTGACTTTTGCAATTTATCAAGAGCTTGTTTTAATGCAAATAAAGTATGTATTATAAGCGGTAAATCTTTTTGTACAATTCCATAAGGATCTTCGCTTAACGATAATACAGCTAAGGAAGAAATTGCTTCTGCAGCCCAAATCGCTGACTGTCCATTGAATAAGATGTGACACACTTTACCGCCTTCTATTTCACCAAACACATAAAAAATAAGCGGCTTAGAGAGCAAATATGTGAGAAAATTGTtccattttgtttttataaatttttgaataaaccaTTCATTGTCAACATCTTTTTTTACATCAGTTTCTTCCATAGATATTGGCATTTCTTGCCTTACTAAGCTTCTCATATGATATACATATTCCTTTTGAAATGTACTAGTACTAGTCATTGTTGCTGTACTTGAAACATTGAAGGTCAATGGTTCCTGAACTTTCACGCATGCTGCACTGAGGTCATCGGCAAATTTTTTAACGAGACCGATACATTTTTCAAGAATACAATTCCAATTGTAAGGATGACCGCCAGGTTGGCTCAGAGTGAATAATATGTTTCTCCTAATTTTGTCTTTTTGCGCCAAAGTGACTAAATCCAAATAGCCTAGATGTTGCATTATCGGAACTTTATCCATAGACAATGCTTCGGGAAGCGTTATTCCGGAGTTACCGCTATGAAATGCATTACTTTCTTTAAATTCAAAAGGTACCCATTCTGTCAAGTATAATTCAAACAATAGATACATGCTGTTGATTGTCAGTACAAATATCAGTTGATACAACCACAACTGAAAAATCAACGATAAATTCAGCAATTCAGGAATGCTATCTAATGGCTCGCTTTCTAATTGCGCAGATGTCAGAAATAATATCATGGAACGACAGTAGAGACCCAAGAAATAATAACCAATTAAGTAATACAAAGTTGGCCATACAGAGGTTG
It encodes:
- the LOC114871142 gene encoding nucleoporin NDC1 gives rise to the protein MMQMNKKGCKELLMQRMFLAIISSIIMQFFLVCCLLLITNMNMDYTSWIQNTWATVTSFRMWSYFCVLAIVTFFQGIICSKNYSNTPPYLKSRFIKFYGIFTSQNLLLGTLYIIIGGLLVWLHLSLKGGAYRFLTTECKIIYGTCLIEKHYFLFISGLWSGLYFFLKTSIFHVKYLKFPIISLSKFSRFKREVCSLLPSLMATSVWPTLYYLIGYYFLGLYCRSMILFLTSAQLESEPLDSIPELLNLSLIFQLWLYQLIFVLTINSMYLLFELYLTEWVPFEFKESNAFHSGNSGITLPEALSMDKVPIMQHLGYLDLVTLAQKDKIRRNILFTLSQPGGHPYNWNCILEKCIGLVKKFADDLSAACVKVQEPLTFNVSSTATMTSTSTFQKEYVYHMRSLVRQEMPISMEETDVKKDVDNEWFIQKFIKTKWNNFLTYLLSKPLIFYVFGEIEGGKVCHILFNGQSAIWAAEAISSLAVLSLSEDPYGIVQKDLPLIIHTLFALKQALDKLQKSNIMIKRQDGDDQFIKQMFNSLRAATKRSIYRIITNFEAYIGDLSLEPTINDQLNSFLAYKE